In one window of Desulfonatronum thioautotrophicum DNA:
- a CDS encoding FliI/YscN family ATPase, with protein sequence MGLCPRNCIKVLQETEPARTFGKVSKVVGLLVEGRGMKASLGSYCRLLSDEDPEGIPAEVVGFRNGSVLFMPYGEMRGIRPGSLIQNSNAPPLFPVGGGMLGRVLDAFGRPMDSGPPLTPSRYYPLHAEPLNPLKRPRIHAPLDTGVRAVNGLLTLGKGQRVGIMAGSGVGKSTLMGMVARYTEADVNVIALVGERGREVLDFMEKDLGPEGLARSVLIVATSEQGPLVRMRAAFAATAVAEYFRDRGKDVILMMDSVTRFAMAAREVGLAAGEPPATRGYTPTVFAMLPRLLERAGTSEQGSITGIYTVLVEGDDFSEPVADTVRSILDGHIVLTRELADQGHYPAIDVLKSVSRLRADVTPPEFLQAGREVIRSLATFKKVEDMVNIGAYTKGSSQEIDVALQRIGPILSFLRQHVDEQTSLESSFSALFDLLGKGAEA encoded by the coding sequence ATGGGGCTTTGTCCGCGAAACTGCATCAAAGTGCTCCAGGAGACGGAACCGGCGAGGACGTTCGGCAAGGTTTCCAAGGTGGTCGGCCTATTGGTGGAAGGCCGGGGCATGAAGGCCTCGCTAGGCTCCTATTGTCGTCTGCTCTCTGATGAGGACCCTGAAGGGATACCCGCCGAAGTCGTGGGCTTTCGCAACGGGTCGGTCCTGTTCATGCCCTATGGGGAAATGCGGGGCATCCGTCCCGGCAGTCTGATTCAGAATTCCAATGCCCCGCCGTTATTCCCGGTGGGCGGAGGGATGCTGGGTCGGGTTCTGGATGCCTTTGGCCGACCCATGGACTCCGGTCCTCCTTTGACACCATCTCGATATTATCCGTTGCATGCCGAACCGCTCAACCCTTTGAAGCGACCTCGGATTCATGCGCCGCTGGATACCGGTGTCCGGGCCGTCAACGGTCTGCTGACACTGGGCAAGGGCCAGCGGGTAGGCATTATGGCCGGCTCCGGGGTCGGCAAGAGCACCTTGATGGGCATGGTCGCAAGGTATACCGAGGCCGATGTGAACGTCATCGCCCTGGTCGGCGAGCGAGGCCGGGAAGTGCTGGATTTCATGGAAAAAGACCTTGGGCCTGAGGGTTTGGCTCGCTCCGTGCTGATTGTTGCCACCTCTGAACAGGGGCCGCTTGTCCGGATGCGGGCCGCCTTCGCGGCCACAGCAGTGGCGGAGTATTTCCGGGACAGGGGCAAGGACGTGATCCTGATGATGGATTCTGTGACCCGTTTTGCCATGGCCGCCCGGGAAGTCGGGCTGGCTGCCGGGGAGCCTCCGGCCACTCGCGGGTATACACCCACGGTGTTCGCCATGCTGCCCAGACTGCTGGAACGGGCCGGAACCAGCGAACAGGGCAGCATCACGGGAATCTATACGGTCCTGGTGGAGGGGGACGATTTTTCCGAGCCCGTGGCCGACACGGTTCGTTCCATCCTGGACGGACACATCGTCCTGACGCGGGAATTGGCCGACCAGGGGCATTACCCAGCCATTGACGTGCTCAAGAGCGTCAGCCGGCTGCGGGCGGATGTCACCCCCCCGGAGTTTCTGCAGGCCGGTCGGGAAGTGATTCGTTCCCTGGCCACGTTCAAGAAGGTGGAGGACATGGTAAATATCGGCGCCTATACCAAGGGCAGTAGTCAGGAAATTGACGTGGCACTCCAGCGTATCGGCCCGATCCTCTCGTTTCTCCGCCAGCATGTGGATGAACAGACCTCTCTGGAGTCAAGTTTTTCGGCCCTGTTCGACCTGCTGGGCAAGGGCGCGGAAGCGTGA
- the metX gene encoding homoserine O-acetyltransferase MetX, whose amino-acid sequence MSQLVKRPETLPKIQPSEVRRLEPVRAHTVTFEGPGETLHLESGQTLNPVTVTYETYGRLNEQRDNAVLVCHALSGDAHAAGYYGLEKDEKPGWWDTLIGPGKSLDTDKYFVICSNFLGGCKGTTGPSSIDPATGKPFGLDFPFYTVKDMVQLQRRLLKYLGIPRLLAVIGGSLGGMQALQWAISFPEMVRGAIPIATTARLSPQAIAFNEVGRQAIMSDPAWNDGNYPLDAQPERGLRLARMIGHITYLSEQSMLRKFSRRYINGKGRSFCLTKDFQVESYLHHQGSSFVRRFDANTYLYITRAMDYFDLEAAYGRLSTAFSGCRCPFLVISFTTDWLFPSEQSRELVQALRRVGLDVSYCNIESDQGHDAFLLPGHRMGDVVAGFLDRLTRMASS is encoded by the coding sequence ATGAGCCAGTTAGTTAAGCGCCCGGAAACTCTTCCAAAAATCCAGCCCTCTGAGGTCCGGCGATTGGAGCCGGTCCGGGCACACACGGTAACTTTCGAGGGGCCGGGGGAAACCCTGCACCTGGAGTCCGGACAGACCTTGAACCCGGTCACGGTGACGTACGAAACGTATGGCCGGTTGAACGAACAGCGGGACAACGCTGTACTGGTTTGTCATGCCCTTTCCGGGGATGCCCATGCCGCTGGGTATTATGGGCTGGAGAAGGATGAAAAGCCGGGCTGGTGGGATACCCTGATCGGCCCTGGCAAATCCCTGGATACGGATAAATATTTTGTCATTTGCAGCAATTTTTTGGGTGGTTGCAAGGGGACAACCGGTCCCTCCAGCATCGATCCGGCGACCGGAAAACCCTTTGGGCTTGATTTTCCGTTCTACACTGTCAAGGACATGGTCCAGCTCCAGCGCCGGCTACTCAAATATCTAGGTATCCCCCGGTTATTGGCTGTTATTGGTGGTTCCCTGGGCGGGATGCAGGCCTTGCAATGGGCCATCAGTTTTCCGGAAATGGTCCGTGGAGCGATTCCCATCGCCACCACGGCCAGGTTGTCGCCGCAAGCCATCGCCTTCAACGAGGTTGGACGGCAGGCCATCATGAGCGATCCGGCCTGGAATGACGGCAACTACCCCCTGGATGCACAACCTGAGCGGGGACTGCGGCTGGCGCGGATGATCGGGCATATCACCTATCTCTCCGAACAGTCCATGCTCCGCAAGTTTTCACGGCGCTATATCAACGGCAAAGGACGCTCCTTTTGTCTGACCAAGGATTTTCAAGTCGAAAGCTATCTGCACCACCAGGGATCGAGTTTTGTCCGCCGCTTTGATGCAAATACCTATCTCTACATCACCAGGGCCATGGATTACTTCGACCTGGAAGCGGCCTATGGCCGCCTTTCCACGGCATTTTCCGGATGCCGCTGCCCATTTCTGGTCATATCCTTTACCACGGATTGGCTTTTCCCCTCGGAACAGTCCCGGGAATTGGTCCAGGCTCTGCGGCGGGTTGGTTTGGACGTCTCCTACTGCAACATTGAAAGCGACCAGGGGCATGACGCCTTTCTGCTTCCAGGGCATCGCATGGGGGATGTGGTGGCCGGGTTCCTGGATCGTCTTACCAGGATGGCTTCATCATGA
- a CDS encoding cobalt-precorrin-5B (C(1))-methyltransferase has product MSWHGKVRIGFTTGSAATAAAKAGLLFLLQGRMSSRVDIPCPEGHVRLVLTIDHLERIESCAGMHAARAIVRKQAGDDPDVTNGALVVACVHLTPSPETEILIHGARGVGVVTRPGLPVPVGQAAINPGPRKQIRRALQDILDCFDLRARVDVYVEVPDGERLATKTLNPRLGIVGGISILGTRGTVKPFSHAAWKETIVQCLDVARAEGLDTVVLTTGGRGQRFLENVLPRLPRIAFIQVGDHPGFAMRQATRRGMHRVVWGGFWGKLVKMAQGRPQTHARLFAVNLAALGELALDCGVGLDAARRIARANTAREALDILRETDRFAVTTRAVVSRALDHSRLWARYSVDIELILLDYDGSVVHRVAELGGSGGRRVQSLAASP; this is encoded by the coding sequence ATGAGCTGGCACGGCAAGGTACGGATCGGGTTCACCACCGGTTCCGCGGCGACCGCCGCGGCCAAGGCCGGGCTGCTGTTTTTGTTGCAAGGCCGGATGTCCTCACGAGTGGACATCCCTTGTCCTGAAGGGCATGTCCGTCTGGTCCTCACGATTGACCACCTGGAGAGGATAGAATCGTGTGCGGGAATGCACGCGGCACGGGCCATTGTCCGTAAACAGGCCGGAGATGATCCGGACGTCACCAATGGGGCCCTTGTCGTGGCTTGCGTGCACCTGACGCCGAGCCCCGAGACCGAAATCCTGATCCATGGTGCACGAGGGGTGGGAGTGGTCACCCGACCTGGGTTGCCGGTACCTGTTGGACAGGCGGCCATCAATCCAGGGCCAAGAAAGCAAATCCGAAGGGCGCTACAGGATATTCTGGATTGCTTTGACTTGCGGGCCCGGGTTGACGTGTACGTGGAGGTTCCGGATGGGGAGCGTCTCGCGACCAAGACCTTGAATCCCAGGCTGGGCATTGTCGGTGGCATTTCCATTCTCGGAACGCGGGGTACGGTGAAGCCGTTCAGCCATGCGGCCTGGAAGGAGACGATAGTCCAGTGTCTGGATGTGGCTCGGGCCGAGGGGCTGGACACCGTGGTTCTGACCACCGGAGGGCGGGGGCAGCGCTTTCTGGAAAACGTCTTGCCCAGGTTGCCCCGGATTGCTTTTATCCAGGTTGGTGATCATCCTGGGTTCGCCATGCGCCAGGCGACCCGACGCGGAATGCATCGGGTGGTCTGGGGCGGTTTCTGGGGCAAGTTGGTCAAAATGGCTCAAGGTCGGCCGCAGACCCATGCCCGCCTCTTTGCCGTGAACCTGGCCGCCCTGGGTGAACTTGCCCTTGACTGCGGTGTCGGGCTGGACGCAGCACGACGGATTGCCCGAGCCAATACCGCCAGAGAGGCTCTGGACATTCTCCGTGAGACGGACCGGTTTGCCGTCACAACCCGAGCCGTCGTCTCCAGGGCCCTTGATCATTCCCGGCTCTGGGCGCGATACTCAGTGGACATTGAGCTGATTCTTTTGGATTATGATGGTAGCGTGGTGCACAGGGTGGCAGAACTCGGCGGCTCCGGGGGGCGCCGGGTTCAGTCTCTAGCCGCATCTCCTTGA
- a CDS encoding MOSC domain-containing protein gives MGKIIAVCTSPKKGQRKKNIEQGELVVEHGLQGDAHAGPWHRQVSLLAMESIQKMQAAGLKVGPGDFAENLTTEGIDLPILPLGTKLRIGTQAVGEVTQIGKECHTRCAIFHQAGDCVMPKEGIFIRVLEGGPVQVGDVVEVES, from the coding sequence ATGGGAAAAATCATTGCAGTCTGCACCAGTCCAAAAAAAGGGCAGCGGAAGAAAAATATTGAGCAGGGCGAACTCGTGGTGGAGCATGGTCTCCAGGGGGACGCCCACGCCGGACCATGGCATCGGCAGGTCAGCCTGCTGGCCATGGAAAGCATCCAAAAAATGCAAGCCGCCGGGTTGAAGGTGGGACCGGGAGATTTCGCCGAAAACCTGACCACTGAGGGGATCGACCTGCCCATCCTGCCGCTGGGAACCAAGCTGCGAATCGGTACCCAGGCCGTGGGAGAAGTAACCCAAATCGGCAAGGAATGCCATACGCGATGCGCCATTTTCCATCAGGCCGGAGATTGCGTGATGCCCAAGGAGGGCATTTTCATCCGTGTGCTGGAGGGAGGCCCGGTTCAGGTTGGGGATGTGGTGGAAGTGGAAAGCTGA
- a CDS encoding cobyrinate a,c-diamide synthase, which translates to MIAGTRSGCGKTLTTLGLAAALQRRGLEVQGFKVGPDFIDPTHLAAVSGRPVHNLDGWILRQDVVLELFHRHAFDADVCLVEGVMGLFDGASGTTEEGSTAQMAKWLGLPVVLVVDARSQGRSAAALVRGFAEFDPDLPLAGVVFTQVGGTSHIELLGEAMAASLPHVICLGFLPRRPDLSLPSRHLGLHMAEELGHGSTIGCALATWVEQGLDMERLLSVSRQAGIGRHLSGGPTEGPTFFSGGCPKPGSFRISEKPGNADAVGGAEATVRLGVARDRAFCFFYPENLRLLEQAGAQIVFFSPLTDTELPEGVRGLFLGGGYPELYAEGLAANTAMREAIRRAADAGMPIYAECGGMMYLQSELEDGEGKSHPMVGLFAGQARMRDRFQALGYRRVELLDSCLLGPVGTQLRGHEFHYSRVDEHPEFTPAPAFRIEDRRGRQHCGGYHWNSVVASYVHVHFGSHSPAARAFVRACNGWAATTNQRI; encoded by the coding sequence GTGATAGCCGGAACACGGAGCGGATGCGGGAAAACCTTGACAACGTTGGGACTGGCTGCCGCTCTGCAGAGACGGGGCCTGGAGGTTCAGGGCTTCAAGGTTGGTCCGGACTTTATTGATCCGACCCACTTGGCCGCTGTCAGTGGACGTCCGGTTCACAATCTGGATGGATGGATTCTGCGGCAGGACGTGGTTCTGGAGCTGTTTCACCGCCATGCTTTTGATGCGGATGTTTGCCTGGTGGAGGGGGTGATGGGCCTCTTCGATGGAGCCTCCGGCACGACCGAGGAGGGATCTACCGCCCAGATGGCCAAATGGTTGGGGCTTCCGGTAGTTCTGGTGGTGGACGCCCGCTCACAGGGACGTTCGGCTGCGGCCCTGGTACGGGGATTCGCGGAGTTTGATCCGGACCTGCCTTTGGCCGGGGTTGTCTTTACCCAGGTGGGCGGGACAAGCCACATTGAACTGCTTGGCGAAGCCATGGCCGCGTCCTTGCCGCACGTGATCTGTCTGGGCTTTTTGCCTCGCCGGCCGGATCTTTCCCTGCCTTCCAGGCACCTGGGGCTGCACATGGCCGAGGAACTGGGCCACGGCAGTACTATTGGATGTGCCTTGGCCACCTGGGTCGAGCAGGGCTTGGATATGGAGCGTTTGCTGTCGGTATCCCGGCAGGCCGGAATAGGGAGACACTTGTCGGGTGGCCCAACGGAGGGTCCGACGTTTTTTTCAGGGGGCTGCCCCAAACCGGGCAGCTTCAGGATATCAGAAAAACCGGGTAATGCAGACGCGGTTGGGGGGGCAGAGGCAACGGTTCGACTGGGCGTGGCCCGGGACCGGGCTTTTTGTTTTTTTTATCCCGAAAATCTGCGACTGCTGGAACAGGCTGGAGCGCAAATCGTCTTTTTCTCACCCTTAACGGATACCGAGCTGCCGGAAGGAGTCCGAGGGCTGTTCCTGGGGGGAGGGTATCCGGAGCTGTATGCAGAGGGATTGGCCGCCAATACGGCCATGCGGGAAGCGATTCGCCGGGCCGCGGACGCTGGGATGCCCATTTACGCGGAATGCGGAGGGATGATGTATCTCCAGTCTGAACTTGAGGATGGCGAGGGCAAATCGCACCCCATGGTCGGCCTTTTTGCTGGTCAGGCAAGGATGCGCGACCGTTTTCAGGCCCTGGGGTATCGCAGGGTCGAGCTGCTGGACAGCTGCCTGCTTGGTCCCGTGGGGACGCAACTGCGCGGTCACGAGTTTCATTACTCCCGCGTCGATGAGCATCCAGAATTTACCCCTGCTCCGGCCTTTCGGATCGAGGATCGTCGCGGACGACAACATTGCGGTGGGTATCATTGGAACAGCGTCGTGGCATCGTATGTCCATGTGCATTTCGGATCCCACTCTCCTGCGGCGAGAGCGTTCGTAAGGGCCTGCAACGGCTGGGCAGCAACAACCAACCAAAGGATCTGA
- a CDS encoding precorrin-8X methylmutase, translating into MAEPTSIPLNAAGLAIEGESMRIIDAEVASPRKFAGPEWTVVRRMIHASADFELLDLVHIHPRAVEAGRSALRRGCPVITDTRMALAGLSTRLYSPLGCSLHCLIDDPRTVTQAQSMGSTRAAAAVDVAAREYPEAVWLVGNAPTALLRLLELTDGGQIVPALVVGMPVGFVQAAESKQALLEHTAIPSLLIRGRKGGSALAAAALNALAGITLSDIAIKGTDQPGGNA; encoded by the coding sequence ATGGCGGAGCCTACCTCGATTCCTCTCAACGCAGCGGGGCTGGCAATCGAAGGTGAATCCATGCGGATCATCGATGCCGAAGTTGCGTCGCCCCGCAAGTTTGCCGGCCCCGAGTGGACTGTAGTTCGACGGATGATCCACGCCAGTGCGGACTTTGAACTGCTGGATCTGGTCCATATCCATCCTCGAGCTGTTGAGGCGGGCCGCAGTGCCCTCAGGCGAGGCTGTCCGGTGATCACGGACACCCGCATGGCCCTGGCGGGGCTTTCCACTAGGCTGTACTCCCCGTTGGGATGTTCACTCCACTGCCTGATCGATGATCCACGAACCGTCACGCAGGCCCAATCCATGGGCAGTACGCGGGCTGCCGCGGCTGTGGACGTTGCGGCGAGGGAGTACCCCGAAGCGGTTTGGCTCGTGGGCAACGCGCCGACAGCCCTGTTGCGGCTTCTGGAGCTGACGGATGGCGGGCAGATCGTCCCGGCGCTGGTGGTGGGCATGCCCGTGGGCTTTGTACAGGCAGCCGAATCCAAGCAGGCTCTTCTGGAGCACACGGCCATCCCCTCGCTCCTGATTCGCGGCCGCAAGGGCGGCTCGGCTTTGGCCGCCGCGGCCCTGAATGCGTTGGCAGGCATTACTCTGAGCGACATTGCCATAAAGGGAACCGACCAGCCCGGTGGCAACGCTTAG